A part of Arachis hypogaea cultivar Tifrunner chromosome 12, arahy.Tifrunner.gnm2.J5K5, whole genome shotgun sequence genomic DNA contains:
- the LOC140177211 gene encoding uncharacterized protein, which produces MNRCKIYTLLFLAISFEWSSDTLPLSYQQDLPQTFPGHPWLDTLEGHAALRRVLVVYSLCDSNVGYCQVDLICSSFLF; this is translated from the exons ATGAACAG GTGCAAGATTTACACCTTATTATTCCTGGCTATTTCTTTTGAGTGGAGCAGTGATACACTCCCGCTTTCTTATCAGCAG GATCTGCCACAGACTTTTCCTGGCCATCCATGGTTGGACACTCTCGAGGGACATGCTGCTCTTAGACGTGTTCTTGTTGTTTATTCTTTATGCGATTCTAATGTTGGATATTGTCAGGTGGATTTGATCTGCTCTTCCTTCTTATTCTGA